A genomic region of Alnus glutinosa chromosome 11, dhAlnGlut1.1, whole genome shotgun sequence contains the following coding sequences:
- the LOC133880941 gene encoding mitochondrial import receptor subunit TOM6 homolog, with protein sequence MFPGMFMRKPDKAVALKQLRSHVAMFGAWVAVIRVTPYVLHYLAGEKEELKLEF encoded by the coding sequence ATGTTTCCTGGGATGTTTATGCGGAAGCCGGACAAGGCCGTGGCTCTGAAGCAGCTGCGAAGCCACGTGGCGATGTTCGGGGCATGGGTCGCCGTGATCCGTGTCACCCCCTATGTTCTTCACTACCTTGCTGGTGAGAAGGaagagctcaagctcgagttctAG
- the LOC133881813 gene encoding RING-H2 finger protein ATL65, with product MIVVIIVMAPAQPPVNDFQSWAPSPTPFTSITPTVGFVNPSSPPSKLPVQFSPPLIAMVVVVVAAFLLVTYSRLISRHVIPPILRQWKRWRRRRRARSYLPSSSGDLDSLPYDSPFFDPSDGFHVYSPYGLDESVIKTIPLSLYTAKSNRDRRDCAVCLWEFEDGDYVRALPVCSHAFHVDCIDVWLRSHANCPLCRAEIFCSESPFIPVMASRIRPSLDDTLLRSFALEPLTEASPEPHRSFSEITPCIEELQSPMRNNNISEDRFNGRDFLLKRSYSFGFERSLASERMVLEPATASPWRYRRGSFWSKRPSPFGSLGKPRVFSFRYYRGMKSPFFRRRGFFPLSESSVRFGGSGGGGSPRRTKSLTSPMFMRSSALAAGGVAAFSSSRLKCGDPEALLSPERFSRR from the coding sequence ATGATCGTGGTGATCATCGTGATGGCCCCGGCTCAGCCACCGGTCAACGACTTTCAGTCGTGGGCCCCATCTCCAACACCCTTCACCTCCATCACTCCCACTGTCGGATTCGTCAACCCCTCATCCCCACCGTCCAAGCTGCCGGTCCAGTTCAGCCCGCCGTTGATCGCAATGGTCGTGGTGGTGGTCGCCGCGTTCCTCCTCGTGACCTACTCTCGCCTCATCTCTCGCCACGTCATCCCGCCGATCCTCCGGCAGTGGAAAAGGTGGCGCCGCCGACGTCGCGCCCGGTCCTACCTGCCGTCCTCGTCCGGCGACCTGGACTCGCTCCCCTACGATTCGCCCTTCTTCGACCCAAGCGACGGCTTCCACGTTTACTCCCCGTACGGCCTCGACGAGTCCGTCATCAAGACCATCCCTCTCTCACTCTACACCGCCAAGTCCAACAGAGACCGTCGCGACTGCGCCGTGTGCCTTTGGGAATTCGAAGACGGAGACTACGTTCGTGCGCTCCCGGTCTGTTCCCACGCGTTCCACGTGGACTGCATCGATGTCTGGCTCAGGTCCCATGCCAACTGCCCCCTCTGTCGAGCCGAAATATTCTGTTCGGAGTCTCCGTTCATTCCGGTGATGGCGTCCAGGATCAGGCCGAGCCTCGACGACACGCTCCTACGTAGCTTTGCTCTCGAGCCGCTTACGGAAGCCTCGCCGGAGCCTCACAGATCATTCTCAGAGATCACTCCGTGCATCGAAGAATTACAATCGCCGATGAGGAACAACAACATCTCGGAGGATAGATTCAACGGCCGGGATTTCTTGTTGAAGCGGTCGTACTCGTTCGGATTCGAGCGGAGTTTGGCATCGGAGAGGATGGTGCTGGAGCCGGCAACGGCATCGCCCTGGCGGTACCGGAGAGGAAGCTTCTGGAGCAAAAGGCCGTCGCCGTTTGGATCGTTGGGTAAGCCAAGGGTTTTCTCCTTCAGGTACTACAGAGGAATGAAGTCGCCGTTCTTTCGACGGAGGGGGTTCTTTCCGCTGTCAGAGTCGAGCGTGAGGTTCGGCGGCTCAGGAGGGGGCGGGTCGCCGAGGAGGACCAAGTCGTTGACGAGCCCGATGTTCATGAGATCGTCAGCTTTGGCGGCGGGGGGAGTGGCGGCTTTCTCGTCAAGCCGGCTCAAGTGTGGGGATCCCGAGGCGCTGCTGTCACCGGAGAGGTTTAGCAGGAGGTA